One window of Nymphaea colorata isolate Beijing-Zhang1983 chromosome 1, ASM883128v2, whole genome shotgun sequence genomic DNA carries:
- the LOC116246239 gene encoding heavy metal-associated isoprenylated plant protein 24-like → MESIECVTWELHVPINCCGGCKKQVKRKLLSIKGVHDVTLNPEIDKVSVTGNVRLDSLIKGLNKIKKQAKHWPERRAEYPVTEPAIAYTKNGESEYALPEATKELSVSSLLSEAAKGLSSAVGSFLGLQIRGSKNRDTRFELSPEGGTKVSAQSERVDLEFNFLAAGGKISYQKDVSYK, encoded by the exons atggaaaGCATTGAATGCGTG ACGTGGGAACTGCATGTCCCGATTAATTGTTGTGGTGGATGCAAGAAGCAAGTGAAACGGAAGTTGCTCTCAATCAAAG GAGTTCATGATGTGACACTGAACCCTGAAATAGACAAGGTAAGTGTGACAGGAAATGTGCGCCTCGACTCCCTCATCAAGGGTCTCAATAAGATAAAAAAGCAAGCCAAGCACTGGCCTGAACGTAGAGCTGAATATCCGGTGACCGAACCAGCTATCGCGTACACAAAAAATGGGGAGTCTGAATATG CTCTCCCAGAAGCCACGAAGGAGCTCTCTGTATCTTCCCTGCTCAGCGAAGCGGCAAAGGGCCTGAGTTCTGCAGTTGGCAGCTTTCTTGGGCTGCAAATCCGAGGGAGCAAGAACAGGGACACACGCTTCGAACTATCCCCGGAAGGAGGAACGAAGGTCTCTGCACAATCGGAGCGCGTCGACCTCGAATTCAACTTCTTGGCCGCCGGCGGGAAGATCAGCTACCAGAAGGATGTCTCTTACAAATAg
- the LOC116246294 gene encoding uncharacterized protein LOC116246294 → MASETRKDGGDSEAVAGPRWMEMVKERWQAIREHAETYPFVWASYILVYGGVGVYMTYRWRKLRKTEERVRALHEHLKKLVEADEAAASKSSLATAEGIAEKVEKKGS, encoded by the coding sequence ATGGCATCGGAAACGAGGAAAGATGGTGGCGACAGTGAGGCAGTGGCAGGTCCTAGGTGGATGGAGATGGTGAAGGAGCGGTGGCAGGCTATTCGGGAGCATGCCGAGACATATCCCTTCGTCTGGGCCTCGTACATCCTCGTCTATGGTGGCGTGGGCGTCTATATGACCTACCGGTGGAGGAAGCTCAGGAAGACAGAAGAGAGGGTCAGAGCTCTCCACGAGCACCTCAAGAAGCTCGTGGAGGCAGATGAGGCTGCTGCCTCCAAGAGTTCGCTGGCGACAGCAGAGGGGATTGCTGAGAAGGTAGAGAAGAAGGGAAGCTGA
- the LOC116246285 gene encoding heat shock 70 kDa protein 14-like isoform X2 has protein sequence MSVVGFDFGNESCVVAVARQRGIDVVLNDESKRETPSIVCFGDKQRFIGTAGASSSVMNPKNSVSQIKRLVGRSFCDPQLQQDLQSLPFKVTEGPDGFPLIHVHYLGVERDFSPTQLLGMVLANLKGIAEKNLSTAVVDCCIGIPIYFTDLQRRAVLDAATIAGLHPLRLFHETTATALAYGIYKTDLPESDQLNVAFIDIGHASMQICIAGFKRGQLRILAHAFDQSLGGRDFDEVLFQHFASKFQDEYKIEIYSNARACQRLRTACEKLKKVLSANPEAQLNVECLMDEKDVRGFIKREEFEQISVPILERVKRPLERALHDARLTVENINSVEVVGSGSRVPAIVRILTEFFGKEPRRTMNASECVARGCALQCAILSPTFKVREFQVNDVYPFSIDFCWKAATCDTQNGGDENQQSTVVFPMGNPIPSVKELTFCKSEAFSVDVFYADEVQRQPKICTYMIGPFQPAKGEHAKIKLRVGLNLHGIVSAESATLLEEEGVEVAVAPSKMEIGDFTNASDPAATSDGDVNMQESRARNNASGPGAGSGDPGSSDKPLQMDADTKVENIKWRVKKRNVPMSETVYGGMATVDVQKAVEKEFEMALQDRFMEDTKEKKNAVEAYVYDMRNKLHDKYQEFVSDSEKEGFSAKLQEVEDWLYEDGEDESKGVYVAKLEELKKMNLLAASCSL, from the exons ATGAGTGTTGTTGGCTTTGACTTTGGAAATGAAAGCTGTGTTGTTGCTGTTGCCCGGCAACGAGGGATTGATGTTGTCCTTAATGATGAGTCCAAAAGAGAAACTCCTTCCATTGTCTGCTTTGGTGACAAGCAAAGATTCATTGGTACAGCTGGCGCTTCTTCTTCAGTGATGAACCCCAAAAACTCTGTAAGCCAAATCAAACGGCTTGTGGGTCGATCCTTCTGTGACCCTCAACTACAACAAGACCTCCAATCCTTACCTTTCAAGGTGACTGAGGGCCCAGATGGGTTCCCTCTTATACATGTCCACTATCTTGGAGTAGAAAGGGATTTTAGTCCTACCCAGCTTCTTGGAATGGTTCTCGCCAATCTGAAAGGAATTGCTGAGAAGAACCTTAGTACAGCTGTGGTGGATTGTTGCATTGGCATTCCAATATACTTCACCGACCTGCAGAGAAGAGCAGTTTTAGATGCAGCTACAATTGCTGGATTGCACCCTTTGCGACTTTTCCATGAAACAACAGCAACAGCACTGGCATATGGGATTTACAAGACTGATTTGCCGGAATCTGATCagttaaatgttgctttcattgaCATTGGGCATGCTAGTATGCAGATTTGCATTGCTGGGTTCAAAAGGGGCCAGCTTAGAATTCTTGCCCATGCTTTCGACCAATCATTGGGTGGTCGCGATTTTGATGAGGTCTTGTTTCAGCATTTTGCTTCCAAGTTTCAAGATGAGTACAAGATAGAAATTTACTCAAATGCACGGGCTTGTCAGCGTCTACGGACAGCATGTGAGAAGCTGAAGAAAGTTTTAAGTGCAAATCCTGAGGCACAACTGAACGTAGAGTGCTTGATGGATGAGAAGGATGTAAGAGGGTTCATAAAGAGGGAGGAGTTTGAGCAGATCAGTGTACCGATTCTTGAGAGGGTGAAGAGGCCATTAGAAAGAGCCCTTCATGATGCTAGGCTTACAGTGGAAAACATCAATTCAGTTGAAGTTGTAGGTTCAGGCTCACGAGTACCTGCCATTGTTAGGATCCTCACAGAATTTTTTGGGAAGGAGCCACGGCGAACTATGAATGCAAGTGAGTGTGTTGCACGTGGATGTGCTCTTCAGTGTGCGATCCTTAGTCCAACGTTTAAAGTGCGAGAGTTTCAG GTGAATGATGTCTATCCATTCTCTATTGATTTCTGTTGGAAAGCTGCTACTTGCGACACTCAAAATGGTGGGGATGAGAACCAGCAGTCAACTGTTGTTTTTCCGATGGGCAATCCCATCCCTAGTGTAAAAGAGTTAACTTTTTGTAAGTCAGAGGCATTTAGCGTTGATGTTTTTTATGCTGACGAGGTGCAAAGACAGCCCAAGATATGCACTTATATG ATTGGTCCATTCCAACCTGCCAAAGGAGAGCATGCAAAGATAAAACTGAGAGTTGGCTTGAATTTGCATGGGATAGTTTCTGCCGAGTCTGCAACC TTGTTGGAAGAGGAAGGAGTAGAAGTTGCAGTAGCACCTTCCAAAATGGAGATTGGTGATTTTACAAATGCTTCTGATCCTGCTGCCACTAGTGATGGTGACGTGAATATGCAGGAAAGCAGGGCTAGAAACAATGCATCTGGTCCAGGAGCTGGAAGTGGTGATCCAGGTTCCAGTGACAAGCCTTTGCAAATGGATGCAGATACAAAG gTCGAGAATATCAAGTGGAGGGTGAAAAAGAGAAATGTCCCCATGTCGGAGACAGTGTATGGTGGGATGGCAACAGTAGATGTGCAGAAGGCTGTTGAAAAGGAGTTTGAAATGGCTTTgcaggacagattcatggaagacaccaaagaaaaaaagaatgctGTGGAGGCATATGTGTATGATATGAGAAATAAG CTTCATGACAAATACCAGGAGTTTGTTAGTGACTCAGAAAAGGAGGGATTCTCTGCTAAGCTCCAAGAGGTGGAAGATTGGCTATATGAGGATGGGGAGGATGAATCTAAAGGAGTTTATGTCGCAAAGTTAGAGGAGCTCAAAAAG ATGAATTTGCTTGCAGCAAGCTGTTCCCTTTGA
- the LOC116246285 gene encoding heat shock 70 kDa protein 14-like isoform X1 yields the protein MSVVGFDFGNESCVVAVARQRGIDVVLNDESKRETPSIVCFGDKQRFIGTAGASSSVMNPKNSVSQIKRLVGRSFCDPQLQQDLQSLPFKVTEGPDGFPLIHVHYLGVERDFSPTQLLGMVLANLKGIAEKNLSTAVVDCCIGIPIYFTDLQRRAVLDAATIAGLHPLRLFHETTATALAYGIYKTDLPESDQLNVAFIDIGHASMQICIAGFKRGQLRILAHAFDQSLGGRDFDEVLFQHFASKFQDEYKIEIYSNARACQRLRTACEKLKKVLSANPEAQLNVECLMDEKDVRGFIKREEFEQISVPILERVKRPLERALHDARLTVENINSVEVVGSGSRVPAIVRILTEFFGKEPRRTMNASECVARGCALQCAILSPTFKVREFQVNDVYPFSIDFCWKAATCDTQNGGDENQQSTVVFPMGNPIPSVKELTFCKSEAFSVDVFYADEVQRQPKICTYMIGPFQPAKGEHAKIKLRVGLNLHGIVSAESATLLEEEGVEVAVAPSKMEIGDFTNASDPAATSDGDVNMQESRARNNASGPGAGSGDPGSSDKPLQMDADTKVENIKWRVKKRNVPMSETVYGGMATVDVQKAVEKEFEMALQDRFMEDTKEKKNAVEAYVYDMRNKLHDKYQEFVSDSEKEGFSAKLQEVEDWLYEDGEDESKGVYVAKLEELKKQAVPFEERYKESLERGPMVQQLLYCINSFREAALSKDPKFDHVDINDKQKIVKECREAEAWLKDKMQRQDGLPKYAPPVLLTADMKKMAETLDRFCRPIMNKPRPTSPKRQTATGTPSQPSERQQQATDSSKGQVPEGGRHTPPDPMDIDKKTQC from the exons ATGAGTGTTGTTGGCTTTGACTTTGGAAATGAAAGCTGTGTTGTTGCTGTTGCCCGGCAACGAGGGATTGATGTTGTCCTTAATGATGAGTCCAAAAGAGAAACTCCTTCCATTGTCTGCTTTGGTGACAAGCAAAGATTCATTGGTACAGCTGGCGCTTCTTCTTCAGTGATGAACCCCAAAAACTCTGTAAGCCAAATCAAACGGCTTGTGGGTCGATCCTTCTGTGACCCTCAACTACAACAAGACCTCCAATCCTTACCTTTCAAGGTGACTGAGGGCCCAGATGGGTTCCCTCTTATACATGTCCACTATCTTGGAGTAGAAAGGGATTTTAGTCCTACCCAGCTTCTTGGAATGGTTCTCGCCAATCTGAAAGGAATTGCTGAGAAGAACCTTAGTACAGCTGTGGTGGATTGTTGCATTGGCATTCCAATATACTTCACCGACCTGCAGAGAAGAGCAGTTTTAGATGCAGCTACAATTGCTGGATTGCACCCTTTGCGACTTTTCCATGAAACAACAGCAACAGCACTGGCATATGGGATTTACAAGACTGATTTGCCGGAATCTGATCagttaaatgttgctttcattgaCATTGGGCATGCTAGTATGCAGATTTGCATTGCTGGGTTCAAAAGGGGCCAGCTTAGAATTCTTGCCCATGCTTTCGACCAATCATTGGGTGGTCGCGATTTTGATGAGGTCTTGTTTCAGCATTTTGCTTCCAAGTTTCAAGATGAGTACAAGATAGAAATTTACTCAAATGCACGGGCTTGTCAGCGTCTACGGACAGCATGTGAGAAGCTGAAGAAAGTTTTAAGTGCAAATCCTGAGGCACAACTGAACGTAGAGTGCTTGATGGATGAGAAGGATGTAAGAGGGTTCATAAAGAGGGAGGAGTTTGAGCAGATCAGTGTACCGATTCTTGAGAGGGTGAAGAGGCCATTAGAAAGAGCCCTTCATGATGCTAGGCTTACAGTGGAAAACATCAATTCAGTTGAAGTTGTAGGTTCAGGCTCACGAGTACCTGCCATTGTTAGGATCCTCACAGAATTTTTTGGGAAGGAGCCACGGCGAACTATGAATGCAAGTGAGTGTGTTGCACGTGGATGTGCTCTTCAGTGTGCGATCCTTAGTCCAACGTTTAAAGTGCGAGAGTTTCAG GTGAATGATGTCTATCCATTCTCTATTGATTTCTGTTGGAAAGCTGCTACTTGCGACACTCAAAATGGTGGGGATGAGAACCAGCAGTCAACTGTTGTTTTTCCGATGGGCAATCCCATCCCTAGTGTAAAAGAGTTAACTTTTTGTAAGTCAGAGGCATTTAGCGTTGATGTTTTTTATGCTGACGAGGTGCAAAGACAGCCCAAGATATGCACTTATATG ATTGGTCCATTCCAACCTGCCAAAGGAGAGCATGCAAAGATAAAACTGAGAGTTGGCTTGAATTTGCATGGGATAGTTTCTGCCGAGTCTGCAACC TTGTTGGAAGAGGAAGGAGTAGAAGTTGCAGTAGCACCTTCCAAAATGGAGATTGGTGATTTTACAAATGCTTCTGATCCTGCTGCCACTAGTGATGGTGACGTGAATATGCAGGAAAGCAGGGCTAGAAACAATGCATCTGGTCCAGGAGCTGGAAGTGGTGATCCAGGTTCCAGTGACAAGCCTTTGCAAATGGATGCAGATACAAAG gTCGAGAATATCAAGTGGAGGGTGAAAAAGAGAAATGTCCCCATGTCGGAGACAGTGTATGGTGGGATGGCAACAGTAGATGTGCAGAAGGCTGTTGAAAAGGAGTTTGAAATGGCTTTgcaggacagattcatggaagacaccaaagaaaaaaagaatgctGTGGAGGCATATGTGTATGATATGAGAAATAAG CTTCATGACAAATACCAGGAGTTTGTTAGTGACTCAGAAAAGGAGGGATTCTCTGCTAAGCTCCAAGAGGTGGAAGATTGGCTATATGAGGATGGGGAGGATGAATCTAAAGGAGTTTATGTCGCAAAGTTAGAGGAGCTCAAAAAG CAAGCTGTTCCCTTTGAGGAGCGTTACAAGGAGAGTTTGGAGAGAGGGCCTATGGTCCAACAACTTCTTTATTGCATTAATAGCTTCAGAGAGGCAGCACTGTccaaagatccaaaatttgatcACGTAGACATCAATGATAAGCAAAAG ATTGTCAAGGAATGCAGGGAAGCAGAAGCATGGCTGAAGGACAAAATGCAGCGGCAGGATGGATTGCCAAAGTATGCCCCACCTGTACTTCTGACGGCAGATATGAAAAAGATGGCTGAGACATTAGACAG GTTCTGCAGGCCGATTATGAACAAGCCGAGACCAACTTCTCCCAAGCGCCAGACGGCCACAGGGACCCCTTCACAGCCTTCTGAGAGGCAACAACAGGCCACTGACTCTTCAAAAGGTCAAGTTCCAGAGGGAGGAAGGCATACTCCCCCAGATCCAATGGACATAGATAAGAAGACACAGTGCTGA
- the LOC116255926 gene encoding uncharacterized protein LOC116255926 translates to MGLNLFEQNDDVEDISKIKVSKEFACKYDYNKRREDLQRLEELKKKGLAGDSSGSEGSSDAETEDDEGLLLPKNDLKFYEALVKVKRNDPSLLQKDVNLFPSDNEDEDDKHEGKKAKEPKKKPLYLKDVVAKHLVENGPEIREDLHRLPPKTYSEELEEYRQAVLDATEDAVDEDGDFFKEKKVKKEAYIDGNNEMSKILGECFEPDESAFWRDYLGKKKWICEGDKETLLEEDVGLSEDEKALEEQDRYESEFNFRHEEAPTDQVLGFSRHIEGTVRKKESARKMQRIRKKERLAQAEFERKEELKRLKNIKKQELFEKLDKIRSVAGIADEKDCGLTEKDLEGEFDPDEFDRKMNEMFDDEYYQAEDADADFHSDGIDDLEKPNFEKEDELLGLSKGLDEPVPSEGFLAARMKVLKCKEGKHAEATESDMEAIGDDDDVEEHYEGKKKKKVKFSLADKVSLEKELDEYYKLDYEDTIGDLKTRFKYREVLSNRYGLSTAEVLMADDKDLNQYVSLKKLAPYRPDEFKIPKHKRYNYKQKILLSIEEGSKDKGSKIKKKSEADQHEQDGGCSKIKKKSKADQHEQDGGSVSQSLEENPQEEPSNGEDPQLSSRAKRRRRQAKLKISQSRLQAYGQIPPKSKKPRKH, encoded by the coding sequence ATGGGGCTGAATTTATTTGAGCAAAATGATGATGTAGAGgacatttcaaaaattaaagttaGCAAGGAATTTGCTTGCAAGTATGACTACAACAAAAGGCGGGAGGATCTACAGAGATTGGAGGAGTTGAAGAAAAAAGGTCTTGCAGGTGATTCCTCAGGCTCAGAGGGTTCGTCCGATGCTGAAACAGAGGATGATGAAGGACTTCTACTGCCCAAGaatgatttgaaattttatgaagCCCTTGTGAAGGTGAAGAGGAATGATCCTTCTCTTTTGCAGAAAGATGTGAATCTATTTCCTTCAGATAACGAGGATGAAGATGACAAACATGAAGGTAAGAAAGCAAAGGAACCAAAAAAGAAGCCTCTCTACCTGAAAGATGTAGTTGCTAAGCATTTGGTCGAGAATGGACCAGAAATCAGGGAGGATCTACATAGGTTGCCTCCAAAAACTTATTCTGAAGAACTGGAGGAATATCGACAGGCTGTTCTGGATGCCACAGAAGATGCCGTGGACGAAGATGGagattttttcaaagaaaagaaagtcaaGAAGGAAGCTTACATTGATGGAAACAACGAGATGTCAAAGATTCTTGGCGAGTGCTTTGAACCAGACGAGTCAGCTTTCTGGAGAGATTACTTagggaaaaagaaatggatctgTGAAGGCGACAAGGAAACTCTTCTGGAGGAAGATGTTGGTCTCTCTGAGGATGAGAAAGCACTGGAGGAGCAAGACAGATACGAATCAGAATTTAACTTTAGACATGAAGAAGCTCCCACTGATCAAGTGTTGGGGTTCTCGCGGCATATTGAAGGGACTGTAAGGAAGAAAGAAAGTGCTAGAAAAATGCAGCGgataaggaaaaaggaaaggctTGCACAGGCAGAGTTTGAAAGGAAGGAAGAATTGAAGCGTCTGAAGAACATTAAAAAGCAGGAACTTTTTGAAAAGCTTGATAAAATTCGTAGTGTGGCTGGAATTGCTGATGAGAAAGATTGCGGTTTGACCGAAAAGGATTTAGAAGGTGAGTTTGATCCAGATGAATTTGATAGGAAAATGAACGAGATGTTTGATGATGAATATTACCAGGCAGAGGATGCTGATGCTGATTTTCATAGTGATGGAATAGATGATctagaaaaaccaaatttcGAGAAAGAGGACGAGTTACTTGGGCTCTCAAAAGGTCTGGATGAGCCGGTACCTAGTGAAGGGTTTTTAGCAGCAAGAATGAAAGTACTGAAATGTAAGGAGGGTAAGCATGCTGAGGCCACCGAAAGTGACATGGAAGCCATTGGAGATGACGATGATGTGGAAGAGCACTAtgagggcaagaagaaaaagaaagtcaaaTTTTCTCTAGCAGACAAGGTTTCATTGGAGAAAGAGTTAGATGAGTACTATAAGTTGGATTATGAAGACACTATTGGTGATCTAAAAACACGATTTAAGTACCGAGAAGTGCTATCTAACAGATACGGCCTTAGCACAGCAGAGGTTTTGATGGCAGATGATAAGGATTTGAATCAGTATGTGTCTTTGAAGAAACTTGCTCCTTATAGGCCAGATGAATTTAAGATCCCAAAACACAAAAGGTATAACTACAAACAAAAGATACTTTTGTCCATAGAAGAGGGCTCGAAAGACAAGGgctctaaaataaaaaagaagtccgAGGCCGATCAGCATGAACAGGATGGGGGATgctctaaaataaaaaagaagtccAAGGCCGATCAGCATGAACAGGATGGGGGATCTGTTTCACAGTCTCTTGAGGAAAATCCACAAGAAGAACCCTCAAATGGTGAAGACCCTCAGTTGTCCAGCAGGGCTAAAAGAAGGAGAAGGCAGGCCAAATTGAAGATATCACAGTCGCGGCTTCAGGCTTATGGACAGATACCTCCCAAGTCCAAGAAGCCTAGGAAACATTAG